The sequence AAGCATTCCTTGACAGAAAATTGTGTAGTTTAATTTATACCATTTGGACTCTAGAGTGTCTGACAATTCAGCTGCAGTAATCACTACAAATAGTAAATACTGCAAATAACTTTGGCCccaaactataaaatttataaattaattctGGACAGAGCATGAGAAGTTTTTGTCATCGGTCAAGCATGGCTGGGAAACAGTAGCAAAATGGTCCCTATGTTTAACCTCTAGGCAAAGCTTTTCTAGAAATTATCCCAAAATATACTTTATCTATTCAAAGCAATATGGGTGTACTGTTTTCATCAATAAAACGAATACTTCCATGGTTTGATGACGAGCGTTACATTGAAATCTTGAAAAAGGATCTGGACCTGTTTGGTAGTCTATTTTGAACACACTTTTAAGTATTTTAAACCACatttcacatatttttacacacttttacACCCatacatatatcaaaaacactcaaacaacattactcaaactcctctaccaaacacTCTCGATTTTCCAAAACGATGGTGACTACATGATAAGAGTGTACGTGTGTGTGGGAAAGGGAGAAAAGTTCTACACTCAAACCCTAACACCCAATGATagtaaagaatgaaaatttaaaaggGCCAATTcaattgtctttttatttagAGTGAGAGTAAGGGCTTACTCACGGAttcaaaaaaagagaattaGTTCATCTCGGAATGGGCccctaaacaaaagaaacatGATAGAAGCCCTCAATCAGTCACTACATATGACTATGCCAGTCCACTTAAATAAAGGAATAAATACAGTAGTCTCCCACTTGGGACGACTTGACTCTTGAGTCattcaaccaaataaaattaaatgtgaGCAAGCATCTCAAAACACAACTCGGTCGAGAGTATGTTTGTAAGTACCCAGTTATATCAACATTTCATCGACTGGATGCATAACATATAATCAAAtgcttacaagttacaaccacGAGATAAAGCCAATAGAATGTAAATGTgacactaaaataaaatttaaaaaggaaatcAACACACGCAGTTCCATAAGAAGCCTATCAAGACTTAATCTAAATGTCTCCTGTTGTGAAATTTAGACCCTAATTACAATTAACCAAGTactcaagttgattaattagtcaaattatgcGAAGGTCTGATTTCATATGTGATGAGTACAACCATATCACAAAAATAAAgtgtaaaagaaaataaatttgaaatggCGATATGGTTACGATGGGGAAAAACCTCAATGGGTGGTTTAAAAGTAGCCACCAAACTTGAAGAATTCGTTATGTAAGATTGAAGTTGCAATTACAAGGAACATTATCCGATCCCAAAGTAGCTACCTTTATCAGAAATTCGTGACTGATCACCTCACCACAACTCTTGGATGTAGTAGTCTTATGTAGCAGCTTCACATAAAAGACTAATAGGATCTTCAATGGTTGGTGTCAGAGTTAATGCTCGGTAAAGAACCCTTGGTGCACAAAAGTGACAAcaaaatctcatttttcattttctgaaCTCATTGGTTCAATAGGTGGAAGTTAggattttctcttttaatacCTTGGGATTTTTTCCtttacaattttattaaaagttgGCTTAGTGGGCCTTTATATAGGCTCTCAATTAGGGTTACAATACCCACTTATACACGCAACTTAAATTAAAACGTTTAAGCCAAAACCAAATTCATGAACGGTGAATCTCAATTAATTGACCTAGTTTCAAGAATCATTAAGTCTCAATTGATCGGCTAATGTCAAGATAGCAGATTCAACAGTTCTTGAGCAGTGTCTTGTGTCTTCAAATGTCATTTTTAGACACAATCCTAGATATTAAGAACATACAACTCAAAATACAATTGAACAAGGTTTTGGATACAGGTTTCCAACGCCTAATAATTTTGGACCTAACATCTTGCATTATAACGTTTATCATGCCATAATCAACCAAATGTGTACACAATAAGATATAAATAGTGTTCACAACATgcacatacacacaaaacttCCACTAGCTCAATATAACAACAAATTCCAATAATCCCATATGAGTCAAATGCTCCTTAAACACTTTTTCAGCTAAACCTTTCATTATTGGATTAGCCAACGTATGTTCTATGGAAATGTGCTCAACACAAATATGAGAATTGGTTACTTTCTCTCTAACAAACAAATACTTTATCTCAATATTCGTAGAGTGGGAAGAGCTCCTAGTGTTCCGAGAGAAAGAAACTACTGCCGAATtatcacaaaatattttcaaaaacctTGCAATGGAATCTACAATATCTAGCCCTAAGATAAAATTCTGGAACCATATAGGCTCATAACAAGTTACGTACTTTGCTTTCACAGTTGATGAAGTTGTGCCTGTTTGACACTATTCCATTAAACGACCCAACTTgccataataaatatataattggaCGTGGATCTCGTCATCTTGATAACCACCATTCTCAGGATCAAATTTTCCAACTATATCAAGAATTTCATACTCACTTGTTTAGCTTGCAATCAACCCAAAATGACCAgtttcatataaataaatattatttttatctataaaaaaattgaattaaatataGTTGTGTtactaaaataattatattggtTATGCTGATAaccaatataattattttagttaCGCAAAATCCCTAAcccttttaccaaaaaatacctctttttaccttatttttcttagattttatATTAAACAAGTTGAAATTGGCCATGTTATATCAACCTACTTAATAAACTGGTTGTGTTAGGATTGAGGAGTCTttgacatgattattaaattGGTCGATTTAGATTTGAGTTATGTATTTGAATATCTTTACCATGATCCGTTAACACAAATTAACACCCCTATTTAGCAACATCGAGGCAACATGATACCATGAGCCCATAGCTAGGCATTGTGTATCCAAAACATGATATACCTCTTCAAGAGAAAATACATCATGTTTCAGATACGTGAGTCCTCCCCCTCACATGAAGGTGGACCCCAAAGCTAGGCACCATGTATCCGAAATATGACACACCTCCTCAATTAAGAGGTTAGAGAACTTGTCAACTTCACTGTAAGTGTAAAGGCCTAAAAGAGGAGGACCTATATCATGTTTCGGATACATGAGTCTGAGGGAAGACTCATGTATCCGAAACATAATGTATTTTCTCCTTTACGATATTGTATCTTGTACTGTCATTGCATTTTAGTAATGATTCTGATTTTTTCTAGTCTCTTCACGCTCGCTCTCTTTTCAACCCATCTCACAGCAATGAGGTTGTATCACGTACAATTATTATGGTCATTTCGTTACACTTCTTCGCTCATATCATGTGGGATTAAGATATCCTAAAACAGTTAACTGTTTTAGTTTtctgaaacaattttttttgttttcaatactTGCAGCTCAAAGATCATATTCATACGTAAAACTTGTTTACGTAGCAAAAATTAACCATGCGGATTAATGAATACTTTTAACACTGAAGAAGGTTGGGAAACATTATCCTCAACATTGCTTTGAAGAAATtccaaataaaagtacaaatcaAACGCGTTGTACTTGGCAATTCTATCACCATTAATGGAACCCAATATATCCACTTAAGAATCCATGTTGGCCTCCATAACTTTTTCCATTAGCAAAGCGGTCTTCTCTCGAGCTTTTGCAGATCCTCTTACAGAAAGATCTGCTAGCACAGTTGAAAAGTCTGGCACCATCAAAGCATCTGTCATATAGCCCTCACTTTCATCAAACAAGCGAAGAAGGATTTCAGCCGCGCCCTCCTTACTCAACATGCCCCTCCGTTTCAACACATTCACCATTAAGCTCACAACATGGTCAGTTTTTCTCATAGCATTCAATCCTTCATCAAACCTAGCAAGGAGACACAGAACAGCAAGAGAAGTCCCGGCAAGATCCTCACCATTAGCGCTTTCCACTATGTTAATAAGCACCGGAACAACTCCTGATCGAATGGCTACGGTGCAGTTCCCATGGAACTGTACAAGCTCGGCCAAAGAACTTAGGAGGTGATGGGAAGCTAGGCTCCTGGGTCCAGATAGTGCCTTGATTAGCAATTGGATGGTACCAGCTACTGCAAACTTTGCCTTGTTCTTATCAAGCATTGCCAAACTACAAACCAATGAGGAAGTTAATCTACTAGTTTCTGGAGAGCTTGGCGATAGAATGGAATTGAGGTGATAAATGGTTTCCATATCTGCAAGAGACCGCTTTAGCTCAGGGTTTAGAGAGATATTGAAGAGGCTGGACAATGAGAGAGCTTGGATGATTGAAGAGGAAGATTTGGAGAGAGTAAGAAGGGCAGGGATGGCACCATCTGTTTGTGCAAGCAAGTTCCTGTTTTGAGGACTAACCTTCGTTATGGAAACTAGCATTTCGAGCACTTTCTGTTGAACTTCATGGGAGCTTGAGAGTGCTTCAAAAAGAGATTCACTAACGGTTTCACGAATCCGAACTGATGACATTGTGTAATCTGCAGAAATGGTTTCAGAAAGCAGAATAGCTGAATTGGCTGAACTGTGCAATGGGAAGATGGAACAAATCAACTATACCAAAACATGAAGGATTTTTCAAGTAGGGCTGACATGTAGATGGTTCCAAGGTTCAATAGCATTGGAAAAACCTCTAATTCTTTCTTGGGTTGTCATTTTCTCCTAATCGATGTACTCAAAAGCTTCGGAGAAAAAGACACCTTCTATTATCAGGCTTGAAATAAATTCAATATATTCATACAAAGGATGTGACAGAAAGATGCCCTATTAAAATTGACAGGCATCCATGTTCACATATAATAGTCGATTTTTCGAACAATTTAAGGTATTCAATATATTTAGATGCTCCCATATAAGGGACAACTCTGCCAAAAAATATGAGATTTTCATGcctttttgttaaaataaaaaggcataGCTTTAATcgaaacaaaagaataaaatttactGTTGAACAATACCAAAAAGATATCACTCGGTTCTATCAATTTTAAAcgtaaataaaatatttttgttttataatttatggATCCAATTTTGATAGGACGGTACATTCACAAAGTAAAAGTGTGCAAATGTTCAAAAATCATCTTATAGGCTCACTCCATAGCACGGTTTCTCATATTTAAGATTTAACACACACGTAGGGAAAAACAAGTCAACAAAGAGCTAGTAggaatacaaaaaacaaaaaccaatgagtaaataaaactaataacaaatcAAAATGACAGAATTCTCCTTCAAACTGtttaaacaaaaattcttaTAACAATTTAAATAACAATCAACATATACTTTTAATCTCAACTAATTAATAATCATCTGACCTATTAAGATAAATTAATAGAACAATAAAGTACACAGATAATCTGAATTGCAACTTAATAGGTTTGAAGATAGTCCTCCAAACTGTTTTAGAGTAAACCCTTGTCCTACAGAAACACCAGAAATCACCATTTACAATTGATTTTGTGAACAAGATATTATTCTTAAATCGTAACATTACCAGCACAATGTGTAACGCCCCAAAATCATAAGCAATAAAAGCCTATTTAAtctgaataatccataaaaatattaaataaaagaaactagcAACCTTGAATCTGATCACAAGAGTCAGAGCTCTAattcaccaaatacaaaacatcctcaaagataattctccaatacaatgtttaatgccataaaataataataaaatcctcagtTCCACAAAAATAATTCGTAACTTTTGTCTTTCAAGAACCTCTACTCCAGTAATCCATCTAATATATCTGTAATGGGAaataaaaggggggggggggtgagataactcaataagtagAATTCACTAACATTAGAGTGTGGGAACAaaccttttaaataaataattctttcaacaaATTCACAACTTATAACTCATCAATATTTTGTTATCAAATatttcatgtaaaagaaaataatatctttatattgtgagTCATCATAATATATACCGTCATATAAACACTTTCCTAGGCTTTTCTCGTGGTCAATGTTTACGCCCCGTTGATAAGATTGTGTTGTCCTCTTTTAGGACTAGAACCTCATTTCCATCCCTTTTTCTTTAAGGAAAGCTCATTTGGAACCTAAAGGTGCACTCACTTGCTAAAGAGTTTCCTTTTTGGATCTTCAATAGtatactcccttgctaaggagctattAAATGTGTACTATCCCCTTTTCTGGGACCGTCTCTTGTTAAAGACTAGCTGCAGTATGATTGTCCCTTACTAAGGACTAAATACCATACTGAATTTCTAATCAcgacttgccataggttttcaaaacatattcaatgTGCTCACAAAATAATTCATTCATActtctcaaaatataaagacataTTCACACATACcagtttaaataaatttaggtcgtcccacaagtttttcataaaacgaatagttaatgtgcacatcaaacatttgtaaaatattcatttatatatagaatatcaacatatttctttCATATAAAATTGTTTAATAACCAACACTGTTTTAGGAAAACccccccaaaattagtaaacaccacttacctcttagttgcaaaaataaaggaaatcaacctCTCTTGAATTGTTACAACAATtcagtagaattagaacctagcaacaccaaaaataaGTTCATCAATACACTAATTTCCCACTTCAAAActtattttcacacttaaacaGTTTTATCCTAGACAATAATGATATATCTAAAATTCTCCATTTATTCACGTAACTATCCAATTTACTATTGAAAGCCACGTATTGCCTTAAGTTGTTGCTTAGCATTCCCTCTTGATGCACTGGATGTCCATTGACtctaacattatatatataactatatatattcaacttaACATTGAAGGCCACATTAGATTGCTTTAATCCATCAATCTAGTGCTAGAATGCTCTCTTGATGCCGCTGGACATCTACTGAccttaatattatatatatatatatatatatatatatataaaacaaaagtaaaagcTACATAATCAATCAAAGCTCGGACCATACTTTGTAGGGAATAGCATGGCAATACGTGATGTAGCATGGCAATAGCATGATAATTAGTCAGAATGTATTCAGTATTCATAGTTTTTCAGCCTCAATGTTGGACTTAGAACTACTATTCCACTGCGGCTATATAAACAATTGCTATTATAATATTGTAATCATCACTCCAAAGACCCAAAATCTATTACATGGTTGAACTAGTGTGAATGCATATAAACCAGTTAACAATTGAGGCTTAGTGTGAAAGCAAATAAACCAATTGAGACTTAGTGTGAAAGCAAATAAACCGGTCAACAATTGAGGTTTAGTGTGAAAGTAAATTAACCACAAACTCTATTGGTT is a genomic window of Quercus lobata isolate SW786 chromosome 2, ValleyOak3.0 Primary Assembly, whole genome shotgun sequence containing:
- the LOC115974513 gene encoding U-box domain-containing protein 1-like — encoded protein: MSSVRIRETVSESLFEALSSSHEVQQKVLEMLVSITKVSPQNRNLLAQTDGAIPALLTLSKSSSSIIQALSLSSLFNISLNPELKRSLADMETIYHLNSILSPSSPETSRLTSSLVCSLAMLDKNKAKFAVAGTIQLLIKALSGPRSLASHHLLSSLAELVQFHGNCTVAIRSGVVPVLINIVESANGEDLAGTSLAVLCLLARFDEGLNAMRKTDHVVSLMVNVLKRRGMLSKEGAAEILLRLFDESEGYMTDALMVPDFSTVLADLSVRGSAKAREKTALLMEKVMEANMDS